The following coding sequences are from one Triticum aestivum cultivar Chinese Spring chromosome 5A, IWGSC CS RefSeq v2.1, whole genome shotgun sequence window:
- the LOC123104410 gene encoding proteasome subunit beta type-4 encodes MDGSHSHAAGGGEGTQRTLNPYVTGNSVIAMKYKDGVIMACDTGASYGSTLRYKSVERIKEVGKHSLIGGSGEFSDFQEILRYLDELTLNDHMWDDGNSLGPKEIHAYLTRVMYNRRNKFDPLWNSLVLGGVKKGPKGDEKYLGMVNMIGTHFEENHIATGFGNHMAIPILRGEWREDMTFEEAVKLIEKCLLVLLYRDRSSINKFQIAKITTEGSTIYPPYALKTNWGFAAFENPSKGAVGTW; translated from the exons ATGGACGGATCCCACTCCCACGCGGCCGGAGGCGGCGAGGGGACGCAGAGGACGCT GAACCCCTATGTGACTGGTAACTCTGTGATTGCAATGAAATACAAGGATGGTGTGATCATGGCATGTGACACTGGAG CCTCCTATGGGTCAACTCTGCGATACAAGAGCGTGGAGCGTATCAAGGAGGTTGGTAAGCATAGTCTTATTGGAGGGAGTGGGGAGTTTAGTGATTTCCAGGAGATTCTGCGCTATCTGGATGAACTGAC TCTGAATGATCATATGTGGGATGATGGCAACTCATTGGGCCCCAAGGAAATCCATGCATACCTGACAAGGGTGATGTACAACCGGCGCAATAAGTTTGACCCCCTGTGGAACTCCCTGGTGCTTGGTGGAGTGAAGAAGGGCCCAAAGGGTGATGAGAAGTATCTTGGCATG GTTAACATGATTGGTACACACTTTGAGGAGAACCACATTGCCACTGGATTTGGGAACCACATGGCAATCCCAATACTTCGTGGTGAATGGCGTGAGGACATGACCTTTGAAGAAGCTGTTAAGCTGATTGAGAAGTGCCTGCTGGTCTTGTTGTACCGTGACCGGTCATCCATCAACAAATTCCAG ATTGCCAAGATCACGACCGAGGGATCGACCATCTACCCGCCGTATGCCCTGAAGACCAACTGGGGATTTGCCGCCTTTGAGAACCCGTCCAAGGGCGCTGTAGGAACATGGTAG